A region of the Roseobacter denitrificans OCh 114 genome:
TCCCTGCGCCGGATCGAAGCCATCAGCCGCCCAAGACAAGCCCAGTTGACGCGCGCGCCCCTTGACCGGATCGTGGGTCTGGCCCTGGTGCTGTTCAGCGCCTCAATTCTGGTTCCGCTGCCGGGTACTAACACTGTGCCTGGCTTTGCGGTCGTCCTGATCTCGATGGGTCTGTTGCAACGCGATGGCATCCTCGTGATCTTTGGCCTGATCCTTGGCACTGCATGGATCGCGACCCTCATCTTTGCGGGCGCAACACTGGCGAGCCTGATAAAAACGTGGATGGGGTTTTGAACGGCGCCCGGCTCGCCAGCCTCGCCGCATTCGGCTCTGCGGCGCTGCTTGCAGGGGCCTTCCTGTTTCAGGCGCTTGGCTATGCCCCCTGTCAGATGTGCATCTGGCAACGCTATCCGCATGGGGTGGCCATGGCGATCGGCCTTATCGCACTTGCAGTGCATCAGAAATGGCTTCGCCTCGTCGGGGCGGCAGCGGCACTTACAACATCCGCCATCGGCTTTTATCACGCCGGGGTCGAACAGAGGTGGTGGCAAGGCCCGACAACCTGCAGCTCAGCGCCGATTGGCAA
Encoded here:
- a CDS encoding disulfide bond formation protein B; translated protein: MNGARLASLAAFGSAALLAGAFLFQALGYAPCQMCIWQRYPHGVAMAIGLIALAVHQKWLRLVGAAAALTTSAIGFYHAGVEQRWWQGPTTCSSAPIGNISADALLDQIMNAPLVRCDDIPWEMLGLSMAGWNGVLSLALAALWLTAYRRA